A genomic stretch from Candidatus Thiothrix anitrata includes:
- a CDS encoding SgcJ/EcaC family oxidoreductase: MTSRVTTSASMQSRAPRGAVTGAYVGNTTPPPVDVDALFKRWDAALHTRSVDAVVACYSHDAVLLPTVADEPHVGHKSIADYFKHFLAGSPRGTVTERHVQVGWDMAVDMGTYSFVFADGRKVTARYTFVYRPRAGEWLITHHHSSVLPEQFCKL; encoded by the coding sequence ATGACTTCCAGAGTAACCACTTCCGCTTCCATGCAGTCACGCGCTCCGCGTGGTGCTGTCACCGGGGCTTATGTTGGCAATACCACCCCGCCTCCCGTGGATGTGGATGCCCTGTTCAAACGTTGGGATGCTGCCTTGCATACCCGCAGTGTCGATGCTGTGGTTGCTTGTTACAGCCATGATGCGGTATTGCTGCCCACTGTCGCCGATGAGCCGCACGTTGGGCATAAGTCGATTGCTGACTATTTCAAGCATTTTCTCGCCGGTTCACCACGCGGCACTGTCACCGAACGCCATGTGCAAGTCGGCTGGGATATGGCGGTGGATATGGGTACGTATTCCTTCGTGTTTGCCGATGGACGCAAAGTGACCGCACGTTATACCTTTGTGTATCGTCCGCGTGCCGGAGAATGGCTCATTACCCATCACCATTCGTCCGTTCTGCCAGAACAATTCTGCAAGCTCTGA
- a CDS encoding SulP family inorganic anion transporter has translation MKSYSSNWLLALIQSWGGFFTPYRTWLGELKNPATIKSDMVAGLTVATIAIPQAMAYAQLAGLPAYVGLYASFLPVMVAALFGSSRQLSTGPVALASLMSATAIQPYASLGVEVMMVYAALLALMIGIFRLSLGLLRLGVVVDFLSNPVVVGFTNAAAIIIATSQIPKLFGLDIKADQFTHYYEYLWAVVTSVADTNWATLIMGGTALYCLFILKRYAPMLPGILITVALTTVIAWLVHYDAIGGAVLGEIPKGLPAFSFPAIEFNFSHLSSLMVSAVVIGLMGLVEAISISKTIAAQTRQPWSVNQELVGQGMANITSSLFQGYVVSGSFSRSAVNFSSGAVTGFASIVTGCLVAITLLFLTDLLYYLPQATLGAVIIMAVLNLLSIEPIKRAWTVERHDGVAAIVTFMATLVFAPHLEIGILTGITLSIGLFLYRTMRPNFVELARDPEDGILRDAELHDLRTSESIAIYGFDGDLYFANAGYLEGKLLNSMAIKPQLKIVILDMEGVGQIDATGENMLEKVADRLSTKGIYLYFARTKAQVYTALERSGLVTRIGKQHFFKERKDALQYAQQMFGDEIDASPLLLMKPLQ, from the coding sequence ATGAAATCCTACTCCTCAAATTGGCTTCTTGCTTTGATACAAAGCTGGGGAGGCTTTTTCACGCCTTACCGGACTTGGTTAGGCGAACTGAAAAATCCGGCAACGATCAAATCTGATATGGTCGCGGGTCTTACCGTGGCAACGATTGCCATTCCTCAGGCAATGGCGTATGCGCAATTGGCGGGGTTGCCTGCCTACGTTGGTTTGTACGCCTCCTTCTTGCCCGTTATGGTAGCGGCTTTATTTGGCTCATCGCGTCAATTGAGTACAGGACCTGTGGCATTGGCATCATTGATGTCAGCAACTGCGATTCAACCTTATGCTAGTTTGGGGGTTGAGGTGATGATGGTCTATGCAGCCTTGTTGGCATTAATGATTGGTATTTTCCGATTATCGTTGGGTTTATTGCGCTTGGGGGTTGTGGTCGATTTCCTCTCCAATCCGGTCGTGGTTGGTTTTACCAATGCTGCTGCCATCATTATTGCCACCTCGCAAATCCCTAAATTATTTGGCTTGGATATTAAAGCTGATCAATTTACACACTACTATGAATACCTGTGGGCGGTTGTCACCAGTGTGGCTGATACCAACTGGGCAACCCTGATTATGGGCGGGACTGCACTTTATTGTTTGTTTATTCTCAAGCGTTATGCACCGATGTTACCAGGTATTTTAATTACGGTAGCATTGACGACCGTCATTGCTTGGTTAGTGCACTATGATGCGATTGGTGGAGCCGTGTTGGGAGAAATTCCCAAAGGTCTTCCGGCATTTAGCTTTCCTGCTATTGAATTTAATTTTTCACACCTAAGCTCTCTGATGGTATCAGCAGTGGTAATCGGTTTGATGGGGTTAGTAGAGGCGATTTCCATCTCGAAAACCATTGCTGCCCAAACACGTCAACCTTGGTCAGTTAATCAAGAGCTGGTAGGGCAAGGCATGGCAAACATCACGTCGAGTTTGTTTCAGGGATATGTGGTATCTGGATCCTTTTCCCGTTCCGCAGTGAACTTTTCTTCCGGTGCTGTCACCGGATTTGCTTCCATTGTTACCGGTTGTTTGGTTGCAATTACGCTGCTATTCCTGACAGATTTGTTGTATTACCTCCCGCAGGCAACATTGGGAGCGGTAATTATAATGGCAGTCTTGAACCTATTGTCAATCGAACCCATCAAACGTGCTTGGACAGTGGAGCGTCACGATGGTGTTGCAGCCATTGTCACCTTCATGGCTACGTTAGTCTTTGCACCACATTTGGAAATTGGCATTCTCACCGGTATTACCCTGTCGATTGGTTTATTTCTATATCGCACTATGCGCCCCAATTTTGTAGAACTGGCGCGTGACCCAGAAGATGGCATTTTACGTGACGCAGAATTACACGATTTGCGGACTAGTGAGAGTATTGCAATTTATGGTTTTGACGGTGATCTATATTTTGCCAATGCGGGTTATCTTGAAGGTAAATTATTGAATAGCATGGCTATCAAACCTCAACTCAAAATAGTAATTTTGGATATGGAAGGGGTCGGGCAAATTGATGCAACGGGCGAAAACATGTTGGAGAAAGTGGCAGACCGTTTATCAACAAAAGGTATTTATTTGTATTTTGCCCGCACTAAAGCGCAAGTTTATACCGCACTGGAACGTTCGGGGTTGGTGACACGCATAGGTAAGCAGCACTTTTTTAAAGAACGTAAAGATGCTTTGCAGTACGCACAACAAATGTTCGGCGATGAGATTGATGCCAGCCCATTGCTCTTGATGAAACCCTTGCAATGA
- a CDS encoding BMC domain-containing protein, with product MAQVTGVALGMIETRGLVPAIEAADAMTKAAEVKLIGRQFVGGGYVTVLVRGETGAVNAAVRAGADACERVGDGLVAAHIIARVHSEVETILPKAE from the coding sequence ATGGCACAAGTAACTGGTGTTGCTTTAGGTATGATTGAAACACGTGGTCTGGTTCCTGCTATCGAAGCAGCTGATGCGATGACCAAAGCCGCTGAAGTTAAACTGATCGGTCGTCAATTCGTTGGCGGCGGTTATGTGACTGTTTTAGTTCGTGGCGAAACTGGCGCGGTTAACGCAGCAGTACGTGCCGGTGCTGACGCTTGTGAGCGCGTTGGTGACGGTTTGGTAGCGGCGCACATCATTGCTCGCGTCCACTCCGAAGTCGAAACCATTCTGCCTAAGGCGGAGTGA
- a CDS encoding BMC domain-containing protein, with amino-acid sequence MAEVTGIALGMIETRGLVPAIEAADAMTKAAEVRLIGRQFVGGGYVTVLVRGETGAVNAAVRAGADACERVGDGLVAAHIIARVHSEVEGILPKAGETPDNAVIG; translated from the coding sequence ATGGCTGAAGTAACTGGTATTGCCTTAGGCATGATTGAAACACGCGGTCTGGTACCGGCTATCGAAGCCGCTGATGCCATGACCAAAGCGGCAGAAGTACGTCTGATTGGTCGCCAGTTCGTTGGTGGCGGTTACGTGACAGTACTGGTACGTGGTGAAACAGGTGCGGTTAACGCTGCTGTCCGTGCAGGTGCTGACGCTTGTGAGCGTGTTGGCGACGGCTTGGTTGCTGCCCACATTATCGCGCGCGTTCACTCTGAAGTGGAAGGCATCCTGCCTAAAGCAGGCGAAACCCCTGACAACGCTGTTATCGGCTAA
- a CDS encoding sensor histidine kinase: MITIHRKITLAFSTLAVLVTGVATFAFLDLLFLEQRMQDGLAISRLDATVQDMRREEKNLFLYQDTKAGEAADKFATLASQELDISPKALAAVGSVMQLGQLRSGLREYQTLLHRYMNQLPVDVTLENRIRNQGHTLSQLAENLSLRENELLQLAIAGAKRAQIVGIGIFALLLLLVGWLLDRSVITPMKQLVQDLNPIAEGRFDRLETDSRNTEMISLREAFNRMLEELEARRRRLIQSEKLAALGVLVSGVAHELNNPLSNISSSCQLLLEELDTADRESLKDWAQTIDNETERARSIVDALLDFGRRNEPRLEAVMLADLLERTLLLLRGQLRKTGAIVHNHTPLDLTLPADPQRLQQVFINLLRNAAESGQNLSLEVRAKTCSFSGTPLPSTAAVVGELGCHLNKRQPMIEIIIEDNGRGIPPEILPRIFEPFYTTREPGYGMGLGLYIVQEIIQEHGGCIAIASQPGQGTRVVLRLPCGGHHP; the protein is encoded by the coding sequence ATGATCACTATCCATCGCAAAATTACCTTGGCATTTTCCACGCTTGCTGTATTAGTAACAGGTGTTGCTACTTTTGCATTTCTAGATCTGCTGTTTTTGGAGCAGCGAATGCAAGATGGTTTGGCGATTTCTCGCCTTGATGCTACGGTGCAAGACATGCGGAGGGAGGAGAAAAATCTGTTCCTGTACCAAGATACTAAGGCCGGTGAGGCAGCCGATAAGTTTGCCACATTAGCTTCACAGGAATTGGATATTTCCCCTAAAGCTCTGGCAGCAGTGGGCAGCGTTATGCAACTTGGACAATTGCGTAGCGGTCTGCGGGAATACCAGACCCTCTTACACCGTTACATGAATCAGTTACCCGTTGATGTCACACTTGAAAACCGTATCCGTAATCAAGGGCATACACTTTCCCAACTCGCCGAAAACCTTTCTTTGCGTGAAAATGAGCTGTTGCAGCTTGCGATTGCTGGTGCGAAACGGGCACAAATTGTTGGTATCGGTATTTTTGCTCTCCTGTTATTGCTGGTAGGTTGGCTACTTGACCGTTCGGTTATTACGCCGATGAAACAGCTAGTGCAAGATCTGAATCCAATCGCAGAAGGGCGTTTTGATCGACTGGAAACGGATTCGCGCAACACCGAAATGATCAGCCTACGCGAAGCCTTTAACCGAATGCTGGAAGAACTCGAAGCACGTCGTCGACGTTTAATTCAGTCGGAAAAACTTGCAGCACTTGGCGTTCTCGTTTCCGGTGTTGCCCATGAACTCAATAACCCGTTGTCAAATATTTCTTCCTCCTGCCAGTTATTGCTTGAAGAACTGGATACGGCTGATCGGGAATCACTGAAAGACTGGGCGCAAACCATTGACAATGAAACTGAACGCGCCCGCAGTATTGTCGATGCTCTCCTAGATTTTGGAAGAAGGAACGAACCTAGGCTGGAAGCCGTTATGCTTGCTGACTTGCTGGAGCGCACTTTGTTGCTGCTCCGAGGACAATTACGCAAGACAGGTGCAATCGTTCATAATCATACTCCACTGGATTTGACGCTGCCTGCTGACCCTCAACGTCTACAACAAGTATTTATCAACTTGCTGCGTAATGCCGCAGAAAGTGGCCAAAACCTGAGCCTAGAGGTCAGAGCCAAAACATGTAGTTTCTCCGGCACACCGCTCCCTTCAACAGCAGCAGTGGTTGGCGAATTGGGATGCCATCTCAATAAACGTCAGCCCATGATTGAAATCATCATTGAGGATAACGGTAGAGGCATCCCACCTGAGATACTACCGCGTATCTTTGAGCCATTTTACACTACCCGCGAACCCGGTTATGGCATGGGGCTAGGCTTGTATATTGTGCAAGAAATTATTCAGGAACATGGTGGCTGTATCGCCATCGCCAGCCAACCGGGACAAGGAACACGAGTGGTATTACGCTTGCCGTGCGGAGGACATCACCCATGA
- a CDS encoding sigma-54-dependent transcriptional regulator, with protein sequence MTARILVIDDEPIAVKNLAYALRKNGYDVTTRESGTGGLEALQTQSFDLILTDLRMDRVDGMSILKRALETDPDIAVVLITAHGTLDSAVEAMKAGAFHYIAKPFRLDEVRSIVANALQLVQLKRENRNLRSQVTNGLHTHSGLVTQNPIMLRLLDTARQVAATDTTLLISGQSGTGKELLARYIHANSRRSQGAFIGVNCGALQEDLLANELFGHEKGAYTGATDARPGLIETAHCGTLFLDEIAEMSLTMQVKLLRVIQEREIQRLGSQKTIPVDIRLITATHRDLRTEVAIGRFRQDLYFRLDVVGLNLPPLCERRDDIPLLAFYFLRKHAIRMGKEVDNIEPSALSLLLGYFYPGNVRELENLIERGVALARDNQLTVAELPTALAEKTLPTLPDTQDTLPTLADREEEYIRYVLEHNDGNRSKAAHVLGIDRVSLWRKLKKYGLDTEE encoded by the coding sequence ATGACAGCACGTATACTGGTTATAGACGATGAACCGATTGCGGTTAAAAACCTTGCTTATGCATTGCGCAAAAATGGTTACGATGTCACTACCCGTGAAAGCGGCACTGGTGGGCTGGAAGCCCTGCAAACGCAGTCATTCGATCTAATCCTTACTGATCTGCGCATGGATCGGGTCGATGGTATGAGTATTCTCAAACGCGCTCTTGAAACTGACCCTGATATTGCAGTGGTGCTGATTACTGCACACGGTACACTCGATTCTGCGGTAGAAGCCATGAAGGCGGGCGCATTTCATTATATCGCCAAACCGTTCCGACTGGATGAAGTGCGTAGCATCGTTGCCAACGCTTTGCAACTGGTGCAACTCAAGCGTGAAAATCGTAATTTGCGTTCACAAGTGACCAACGGCTTGCATACTCACAGTGGGCTAGTGACACAAAACCCCATTATGCTGCGTTTGCTCGATACGGCTCGACAAGTCGCTGCTACAGATACAACACTGTTGATCAGCGGGCAAAGTGGTACGGGTAAAGAACTACTAGCACGTTATATCCATGCTAATAGCCGTCGTAGCCAAGGTGCATTCATTGGTGTCAATTGCGGTGCTTTACAGGAAGATTTACTGGCTAATGAATTGTTCGGGCATGAAAAAGGCGCATACACTGGCGCAACCGATGCCCGCCCTGGTCTTATCGAAACGGCTCACTGCGGTACACTGTTTCTCGATGAAATCGCCGAAATGTCGCTGACCATGCAAGTCAAACTGCTACGAGTCATACAGGAGCGTGAGATACAACGCTTGGGATCGCAGAAGACTATTCCGGTGGATATACGTTTGATCACCGCCACCCATCGTGATTTACGGACGGAAGTCGCCATTGGACGTTTTCGCCAAGATTTGTATTTCCGGTTAGATGTGGTCGGGTTGAATCTTCCACCGCTGTGTGAGCGACGTGATGACATTCCCTTACTAGCGTTTTATTTTCTGCGCAAACATGCTATCCGCATGGGCAAGGAAGTCGATAATATCGAGCCATCAGCGCTGTCTTTACTGCTGGGTTATTTCTACCCCGGCAATGTACGTGAACTGGAAAACCTCATCGAACGTGGTGTGGCACTGGCGCGTGACAACCAGCTAACGGTAGCAGAATTGCCGACCGCATTGGCAGAAAAAACGCTTCCCACCTTGCCAGATACACAGGATACCTTGCCTACTTTGGCGGATCGCGAAGAGGAATACATTCGTTATGTGCTAGAACACAACGATGGTAATCGCAGCAAGGCTGCCCATGTTTTGGGTATTGATCGTGTATCACTGTGGCGCAAACTGAAAAAATATGGGCTAGACACTGAGGAGTAA
- a CDS encoding carboxysome peptide B, producing MEIMRVQSDLVATQRVPGLKNMSLRVLVDSKGGKNVACDPVGAPPGSWVFTISGSAARYALKDPKVLTDLTIAGIIDQWEE from the coding sequence ATGGAAATCATGCGGGTACAGTCTGATTTGGTCGCTACCCAGCGCGTACCTGGCTTGAAGAATATGTCCTTGCGGGTTTTGGTGGACAGCAAGGGCGGTAAGAATGTGGCTTGCGATCCGGTGGGCGCACCGCCCGGATCGTGGGTTTTCACCATCAGCGGATCAGCGGCGCGTTACGCGCTCAAGGATCCCAAGGTGCTAACGGATTTGACCATCGCCGGAATCATCGACCAGTGGGAAGAATGA
- a CDS encoding nitric oxide reductase activation protein NorD, translated as MALQLSDYQDIIDDLGDTTKEVLEANWQEAARVFSPRGLDTYLRGAAGLKSLGRGTDLVESFLEAAPLVAREVGEQAVSELLSAAIQMFSKTSASVLVLLFSTAPTAAARMGELELFKGYLSLLNHLLAQAPRALRPMLEKLDVLLAHLTLGGLRRWAMWGISAYRNDFNGQAEYFGLQNDAAMNVLKKEQRGVLFVDVQRRLIMYLRALWGRDFFLRPTSGDFETREGYRPYIEASFIHLPDAFDDFTLPNGEKAKGMDVYRAAAAHTAAHIVYSRYYDDAQGLTPLQQAMVGIVEDARVETLAVKDFPGLLTLWKNLLPADSQDNSAASVLGRMARGLLDKDYRDDHPLVEAATALFAQHTERLNDQTLALDIGLQLAEQAKALDFKYNPRQDQPTNPYRDDNRYLWQSPDDAENTVLLPGQTQQVRKYVSVMEMVMGLDVEYAGDDAQEIWVLETEFFHDDGTTLNEKEGKEPVASPVHYPEWDYQTQLERPNWVTVLEKRPKRGDHTVLEAAIEKHKPLVRRIKNLIESIQPQGLIRQRNQEDGDTLDLNAAIHAMVDIRRGIQPSPRINIRTHLQIRDLSVLLLVDLSESTNDQVRGAEEGVTVLDMAREATALLAEALVKIGDPFAIHGFDSNGRHDVEYYRFKDFDAPYNETVKGRLEAMQGKLSTRMGAALRHAGSLLSRRASQKKLILLLTDGEPADNDVRDPQYLRQDTKKAVEELARQGIQTFCLTLDPYADEYVSRIFGHKYYLILDQVSRLPEKLATLYIGMTK; from the coding sequence ATGGCGTTACAACTCAGCGATTATCAGGACATTATTGATGATTTGGGTGATACCACCAAAGAAGTGCTGGAAGCCAACTGGCAAGAAGCCGCACGGGTGTTTTCCCCACGTGGGCTGGATACCTATTTACGCGGTGCTGCTGGGCTGAAATCGCTGGGGCGTGGCACGGATTTGGTCGAATCTTTCTTGGAAGCGGCTCCGCTGGTTGCCAGAGAAGTGGGCGAACAAGCCGTTTCCGAACTGTTATCCGCAGCCATCCAGATGTTCTCCAAAACCAGTGCCAGTGTCTTGGTGCTGCTGTTTTCCACCGCACCCACAGCGGCAGCGCGGATGGGCGAACTCGAACTGTTCAAAGGCTACCTGAGTCTGTTGAACCATCTGTTAGCACAAGCCCCGCGTGCCTTGCGCCCAATGTTGGAAAAGCTCGATGTGTTATTGGCGCACCTAACGTTGGGCGGGTTGCGCCGCTGGGCAATGTGGGGTATTTCCGCTTACCGCAACGATTTTAACGGGCAGGCTGAGTATTTCGGGCTGCAAAACGACGCGGCCATGAACGTGCTGAAGAAAGAACAGCGCGGGGTATTGTTCGTCGATGTGCAACGCCGCCTGATTATGTATTTACGCGCTTTGTGGGGACGTGACTTTTTCTTGCGCCCGACGTCCGGCGACTTTGAAACCCGCGAAGGCTACCGCCCGTATATCGAAGCCAGTTTTATCCACCTGCCGGATGCATTTGACGATTTCACCCTGCCCAATGGCGAAAAAGCCAAGGGCATGGATGTGTACCGTGCGGCGGCGGCGCATACCGCCGCGCATATCGTGTATTCCCGTTATTATGACGATGCCCAAGGCTTGACCCCGCTGCAACAAGCCATGGTTGGGATAGTGGAAGACGCACGGGTGGAAACACTGGCGGTGAAGGATTTCCCCGGCTTACTAACCTTGTGGAAAAACCTGTTACCGGCGGATTCACAAGACAACAGTGCCGCGAGTGTGTTGGGGCGCATGGCGCGTGGCTTGCTGGACAAAGATTACCGCGATGATCACCCCTTGGTGGAAGCTGCCACTGCCCTGTTTGCGCAACACACCGAGCGTTTAAACGACCAAACCTTGGCGTTGGACATTGGTTTGCAACTGGCGGAACAGGCAAAAGCCTTGGATTTCAAATACAACCCGCGTCAGGATCAGCCCACCAACCCGTACCGCGACGATAACCGCTACCTGTGGCAATCCCCCGACGATGCCGAAAACACCGTGTTATTGCCGGGGCAAACCCAGCAAGTGCGCAAATACGTCAGCGTCATGGAAATGGTCATGGGGCTGGACGTGGAATACGCAGGCGATGACGCGCAGGAAATTTGGGTGCTGGAAACCGAATTTTTCCATGACGACGGCACGACCCTCAATGAAAAAGAGGGCAAAGAGCCGGTGGCATCGCCGGTACATTACCCCGAATGGGATTACCAAACGCAACTGGAACGCCCCAATTGGGTGACAGTGCTGGAAAAACGCCCGAAACGCGGTGATCACACCGTGCTGGAAGCGGCGATTGAAAAGCACAAGCCACTGGTGCGACGCATTAAAAACCTGATCGAATCCATCCAACCGCAAGGCTTGATCCGCCAACGCAATCAGGAAGACGGCGACACGCTGGATTTGAATGCCGCCATTCATGCAATGGTAGATATTCGCCGGGGCATTCAACCCAGCCCACGCATCAATATTCGCACGCACTTACAAATTCGCGATTTGTCGGTGCTGTTGTTGGTGGACTTGTCCGAATCCACCAACGATCAGGTTCGGGGTGCAGAGGAAGGCGTAACGGTACTGGATATGGCGCGTGAGGCAACCGCACTGTTGGCAGAAGCCTTGGTAAAAATCGGCGACCCGTTTGCGATTCACGGCTTTGATTCCAATGGGCGGCACGACGTGGAGTATTACCGCTTCAAGGACTTTGACGCACCCTATAACGAGACCGTCAAAGGGCGGCTGGAAGCCATGCAGGGCAAGCTGTCTACCCGCATGGGAGCAGCGTTGCGCCATGCCGGTTCATTGCTATCACGGCGTGCCAGCCAGAAAAAACTGATTTTGTTGCTTACCGATGGGGAACCCGCTGATAATGACGTGCGTGACCCGCAATACTTACGCCAAGACACCAAAAAAGCGGTGGAAGAATTGGCGCGTCAGGGCATCCAAACCTTCTGCCTGACGCTTGACCCGTATGCGGATGAATACGTGTCACGCATTTTCGGGCATAAGTATTATTTGATTCTTGATCAGGTCAGTCGTTTACCCGAAAAGCTGGCGACGCTTTATATTGGGATGACGAAGTAA